The stretch of DNA AGCGCTTCCGCGAGCTCCTGGAGCTCAAGTGCCAGGTGAAGAGCGCCACTCCTTATGGCTTGTACTACCCTAGCGGCCCCCTGGACGCCGGCAAGAGCGACCCCGAGAGCGTGGACAAGGAGTTGGAGCTGCTGAACGAGGAGCTGCGCAGCATCGAGCTGGAGTGCCTCAGCATCGTGCGCGCCCACAAGATGCAGCAGCTCAAGGAGCAGTACCGCGAGTCTTGGATGCTACATAACAGCGGCTTCCGCAACTACAACACCAGCATTGACGTGCGCAGGCACGAGCTCTCGGACATCACCGAGCTCCCGGAGAAATCCGACAAGGACAGCTCGAGCGCCTACAACACGGGCGAGAGCTGCCGCAGTACCCCGCTCACCCTGGAGATCTCCCCCGACAACTCCTTGAGGAGAGCAGCGGAGGGCATCAGCTGCCCGAGCAGCGAAGGGGCTGTGGCGACCACAGAAGCCTATGGGCCAGCCCCAAAGAATCTGCTGTCCATCACGGAAGATCCCGAAGTGGGCACCCCTACCTATAGCCCGTCCCTGAAAGAGCTGGACCCCAGCCAGCCCCTGGAAAGCAAAGAGCTGAGAGCCAGCGACGGGAGCCGGAGCCCCACGCCCAGCCAGAAGCTGGGCAGCGCCTACCTGCCCTCCTACCACCACTCCCCATACAAGCACGCGCACATCCCGGCGCACGCCCAGCACTACCAGAGCTACATGCAGCTGATCCAGCAGAAGTCGGCCGTGGAGTACGCGCAGAGCCAGATGAGCCTGGTGAGTATGTGCAAGGACCTGAGCTCCCCCTCCCCGTCGGAGCCGCGCATGGAGTGGAAGGTGAAGATTCGCAGCGACGGGACGCGCTACATCACCAAGAGGCCCGTGCGGGACCGCCTGCTGCGGGAGCGCGCCCTGAAGATCCGGGAAGAGCGCAGCGGCATGACCACCGACGACGACGCGGTGAGTGAGATGAAGATGGGGCGCTACTGGAGCAAGGAGGAGAGGAAGCAGCACTTGGTGAAGGCCAAGGAGCAGCGGCGGCGGCGCGAGTTCATGATGCAGAGCAGGTTGGATTGTCTCAAGGAGCAGCAAGCAGCCGACGACAGGAAGGAGATGAACATCCTCGAACTAAGCCACAAAAAGATGATGAagaagaggaataaaaaaatcTTCGATAACTGGATGACGATCCAGGAACTCTTAACCCACGGCACAAAATCCCCGGACGGCACTAGAGTATACAATTCCTTCCTATCGGTGACTACTGTATAATTTTCACTTCTGCATTATGTACATAAAAGAGACCACTACCACTAGGGTAGAAATTCCTGCCTCGTTCAATGCGGCAAGTTTTTGTATATAAGATAAATACGGTCTTCATGTTTATAGTCCAAATTTGCAGACCCTACAACTCTGGGTGTCATAGGTCTATtttaaggggagagagagaaaaacaccCTTA from Piliocolobus tephrosceles isolate RC106 chromosome 2, ASM277652v3, whole genome shotgun sequence encodes:
- the PDZRN3 gene encoding E3 ubiquitin-protein ligase PDZRN3 isoform X3, whose translation is MINQVNGKDLSRATHDQAVEAFKTAKEPIVVQVLRRTPRTKMFTPPSESQLVDTGTQTDITFEHIMALTKMSSPSPPVLDPYLLPEEHPSAHEYYDPNDYIGDIHQEMDREELELEEVDLYRMNSQDKLGLTVCYRTDDEDDIGIYISEIDPNSIAAKDGRIREGDRIIQINGIEVQNREEAVALLTSEENKNFSLLIARPELQLDEGWMDDDRNDFLDDLHMDMLEEQHHQAMQFTASVLQQKKHEEDGGTTDTATILSNQHEKDSGVGRTDESTRNDESSEQENNGDDATASSNPLAGQRKLTCSQDTLGSGDLPFSNESFISADCTDADYLGIPVDECERFRELLELKCQVKSATPYGLYYPSGPLDAGKSDPESVDKELELLNEELRSIELECLSIVRAHKMQQLKEQYRESWMLHNSGFRNYNTSIDVRRHELSDITELPEKSDKDSSSAYNTGESCRSTPLTLEISPDNSLRRAAEGISCPSSEGAVATTEAYGPAPKNLLSITEDPEVGTPTYSPSLKELDPSQPLESKELRASDGSRSPTPSQKLGSAYLPSYHHSPYKHAHIPAHAQHYQSYMQLIQQKSAVEYAQSQMSLVSMCKDLSSPSPSEPRMEWKVKIRSDGTRYITKRPVRDRLLRERALKIREERSGMTTDDDAVSEMKMGRYWSKEERKQHLVKAKEQRRRREFMMQSRLDCLKEQQAADDRKEMNILELSHKKMMKKRNKKIFDNWMTIQELLTHGTKSPDGTRVYNSFLSVTTV
- the PDZRN3 gene encoding E3 ubiquitin-protein ligase PDZRN3 isoform X4, whose product is MFTPPSESQLVDTGTQTDITFEHIMALTKMSSPSPPVLDPYLLPEEHPSAHEYYDPNDYIGDIHQEMDREELELEEVDLYRMNSQDKLGLTVCYRTDDEDDIGIYISEIDPNSIAAKDGRIREGDRIIQINGIEVQNREEAVALLTSEENKNFSLLIARPELQLDEGWMDDDRNDFLDDLHMDMLEEQHHQAMQFTASVLQQKKHEEDGGTTDTATILSNQHEKDSGVGRTDESTRNDESSEQENNGDDATASSNPLAGQRKLTCSQDTLGSGDLPFSNESFISADCTDADYLGIPVDECERFRELLELKCQVKSATPYGLYYPSGPLDAGKSDPESVDKELELLNEELRSIELECLSIVRAHKMQQLKEQYRESWMLHNSGFRNYNTSIDVRRHELSDITELPEKSDKDSSSAYNTGESCRSTPLTLEISPDNSLRRAAEGISCPSSEGAVATTEAYGPAPKNLLSITEDPEVGTPTYSPSLKELDPSQPLESKELRASDGSRSPTPSQKLGSAYLPSYHHSPYKHAHIPAHAQHYQSYMQLIQQKSAVEYAQSQMSLVSMCKDLSSPSPSEPRMEWKVKIRSDGTRYITKRPVRDRLLRERALKIREERSGMTTDDDAVSEMKMGRYWSKEERKQHLVKAKEQRRRREFMMQSRLDCLKEQQAADDRKEMNILELSHKKMMKKRNKKIFDNWMTIQELLTHGTKSPDGTRVYNSFLSVTTV
- the PDZRN3 gene encoding E3 ubiquitin-protein ligase PDZRN3 isoform X2, yielding MGCSLCSLQKQEEQYKLLYEVCQVNGKDLSRATHDQAVEAFKTAKEPIVVQVLRRTPRTKMFTPPSESQLVDTGTQTDITFEHIMALTKMSSPSPPVLDPYLLPEEHPSAHEYYDPNDYIGDIHQEMDREELELEEVDLYRMNSQDKLGLTVCYRTDDEDDIGIYISEIDPNSIAAKDGRIREGDRIIQINGIEVQNREEAVALLTSEENKNFSLLIARPELQLDEGWMDDDRNDFLDDLHMDMLEEQHHQAMQFTASVLQQKKHEEDGGTTDTATILSNQHEKDSGVGRTDESTRNDESSEQENNGDDATASSNPLAGQRKLTCSQDTLGSGDLPFSNESFISADCTDADYLGIPVDECERFRELLELKCQVKSATPYGLYYPSGPLDAGKSDPESVDKELELLNEELRSIELECLSIVRAHKMQQLKEQYRESWMLHNSGFRNYNTSIDVRRHELSDITELPEKSDKDSSSAYNTGESCRSTPLTLEISPDNSLRRAAEGISCPSSEGAVATTEAYGPAPKNLLSITEDPEVGTPTYSPSLKELDPSQPLESKELRASDGSRSPTPSQKLGSAYLPSYHHSPYKHAHIPAHAQHYQSYMQLIQQKSAVEYAQSQMSLVSMCKDLSSPSPSEPRMEWKVKIRSDGTRYITKRPVRDRLLRERALKIREERSGMTTDDDAVSEMKMGRYWSKEERKQHLVKAKEQRRRREFMMQSRLDCLKEQQAADDRKEMNILELSHKKMMKKRNKKIFDNWMTIQELLTHGTKSPDGTRVYNSFLSVTTV